The proteins below come from a single Lactobacillus johnsonii genomic window:
- a CDS encoding patatin-like phospholipase family protein, with product MKKGLVIEGGAMRCMFTAGVIDTLMKAGIDFDGAIGVSAGAAFGCNYKSRQIGRVLRYNVKYASDPRLSSWQSWLKTGDLYGADFCYRELPVELDVFDTAAFQKNPIDFWCVATDINNGEAVYHKLISGKEADLQWIRASSSIPVFARPVEIGSRKYWDGGISDSIPIKFFEKIGYDKNVVILTQPLSYRKEASKLYPALELVLHQYPAVLKKLKTRAKDYNDVLNYIRKKEVQGKMLVIRPPYPLEIGTMEKDPQELRRVYQIGVKEAKKNLQAIKTYLSE from the coding sequence CATGTTTACTGCTGGAGTCATCGATACTCTGATGAAAGCAGGCATTGATTTTGATGGTGCAATAGGTGTATCAGCTGGAGCTGCTTTTGGATGCAATTATAAGTCAAGACAAATCGGAAGAGTTCTGCGCTATAACGTAAAATATGCTAGTGACCCACGTTTATCTAGTTGGCAATCATGGCTAAAGACTGGTGATTTATATGGAGCTGACTTTTGTTATCGAGAATTACCAGTAGAATTAGATGTATTTGATACCGCTGCTTTTCAAAAAAATCCCATAGATTTTTGGTGTGTGGCAACTGACATTAATAATGGTGAAGCAGTATATCATAAATTGATTTCAGGTAAAGAAGCAGATTTGCAATGGATTCGCGCCTCTTCATCCATTCCAGTTTTTGCGCGGCCAGTTGAAATTGGGAGTCGTAAGTATTGGGATGGTGGAATTAGTGATTCAATTCCAATTAAATTTTTTGAAAAAATTGGCTATGACAAGAACGTTGTCATTTTAACGCAGCCCCTCTCTTATCGAAAAGAAGCAAGTAAACTATATCCAGCTTTAGAATTAGTCTTACATCAATATCCTGCTGTCTTGAAAAAATTAAAGACAAGAGCAAAAGATTATAATGATGTACTTAATTACATTAGAAAAAAAGAAGTACAAGGCAAAATGTTAGTTATCAGACCGCCTTATCCTTTAGAAATTGGCACAATGGAGAAAGATCCCCAAGAATTGAGGCGCGTATACCAAATTGGTGTAAAAGAAGCTAAGAAAAATTTACAAGCAATAAAAACTTATTTGAGTGAATAA